Proteins encoded within one genomic window of Amorphoplanes friuliensis DSM 7358:
- a CDS encoding thiolase family protein codes for MPDAFLIGGVRTPQGKYGGALSGVRPDDLAGLVVREAVSRAGVPGEAIDEVVLGAANQAGEDNRNVARMAVLLAGLPDTVPGYTVNRLCASGLTAIVSAAQAIRSGEADLMVAGGVESMTRAPWVMAKPGTPWARPGEVVDSSLGWRFTNPAFTAQDSTAGAGPEDRRVTLAMGETAEEVAALDGITRADSDAFALRSHERAIAAIDAGRFTAEITPVAVKDGKVSIDEIPRRGSSLERLGALRPVFRAGGVVTAGSSSPLSDGAAAVVVASAEAVKRYGLTPRARIVTSASAGVPPQIMGLGPVPATEKALARAGWGVGDLDAVELNEAFAVQSLAVIRRLKLDEERVNADGGAIALGHPLGCSGARLTVTLLGRMERENARRGLATLCVGVGQGVAMLVERV; via the coding sequence ATGCCTGACGCATTCCTGATCGGCGGCGTCCGCACTCCGCAGGGCAAGTACGGCGGCGCGCTGTCCGGCGTACGCCCTGATGACCTCGCCGGGCTGGTCGTGCGCGAGGCGGTCAGCCGCGCCGGGGTCCCCGGCGAGGCGATCGACGAGGTTGTTCTCGGCGCCGCCAACCAGGCCGGCGAGGACAACCGCAACGTCGCCCGCATGGCCGTGCTGCTCGCGGGCCTACCCGACACCGTGCCCGGCTACACGGTCAACCGCCTCTGCGCGAGCGGTCTGACCGCGATCGTGTCGGCCGCTCAGGCGATCCGCAGCGGCGAGGCCGATCTGATGGTGGCAGGCGGCGTGGAATCCATGACGCGCGCGCCGTGGGTCATGGCCAAGCCCGGCACGCCTTGGGCGCGTCCCGGCGAGGTTGTCGACTCCTCACTGGGCTGGCGTTTCACCAACCCGGCGTTCACCGCCCAGGACAGCACGGCCGGCGCCGGTCCCGAGGACCGCCGCGTCACCCTCGCGATGGGGGAGACGGCCGAGGAGGTTGCCGCCCTCGACGGAATCACCCGCGCTGACAGCGACGCTTTTGCCCTGCGCAGCCACGAACGCGCCATCGCCGCCATCGACGCCGGGCGTTTCACCGCCGAGATCACCCCGGTCGCCGTCAAGGACGGCAAGGTCAGCATCGACGAGATCCCGCGCCGGGGCAGCAGCCTGGAACGCCTGGGCGCGCTGCGGCCGGTCTTCCGCGCCGGCGGTGTTGTCACAGCCGGGTCCTCCTCGCCGCTCTCCGACGGCGCCGCAGCCGTCGTCGTGGCCAGCGCGGAGGCGGTCAAACGGTACGGCCTGACGCCGCGCGCCCGCATCGTCACGTCAGCAAGCGCCGGTGTGCCGCCACAGATCATGGGTCTCGGACCGGTGCCCGCCACCGAGAAGGCCCTGGCACGGGCCGGCTGGGGTGTGGGTGATCTCGACGCCGTCGAGCTCAACGAGGCCTTCGCGGTCCAGTCCCTCGCCGTCATCCGCCGGTTGAAACTGGACGAGGAGCGGGTCAACGCGGACGGTGGAGCGATCGCCCTGGGTCACCCGCTCGGCTGCTCCGGAGCCCGCCTCACCGTCACGCTGCTCGGCCGGATGGAACGCGAGAACGCCCGCCGTGGCCTCGCCACGCTGTGCGTCGGTGTCGGCCAGGGTGTTGCCATGCTGGTGGAGCGCGTCTGA
- a CDS encoding enoyl-CoA hydratase/isomerase family protein, whose amino-acid sequence MAQPTTLRVEELDDRVVVTLHRPEARNAINAAMIRELHEVCAGLEDNPRLLLLTGAEGTFAAGADIAELRERGRDQALQGINSRLFDRIARLPLPTVAAVDGYALGGGAELAYACDLRLASPGAVFGNPEPGLGILAAAGATWRLRELVGASVAKQILLAGRRLDADDAYRLGLVAEIVPGDELLKRAHSLLDRMSRNGTLALKLTKLVADAPGGHPVTDDLAQAILFESEDKRTRMDAFLAGERR is encoded by the coding sequence ATGGCACAGCCCACCACCCTGCGGGTGGAAGAGCTCGACGACCGCGTCGTGGTGACGTTGCACCGGCCGGAGGCGCGCAACGCCATCAACGCGGCCATGATTCGCGAGCTCCACGAGGTCTGCGCCGGCCTCGAGGACAACCCACGGTTGCTGCTGCTCACCGGAGCCGAGGGCACGTTCGCCGCCGGTGCCGACATCGCCGAGCTGCGCGAGCGCGGCCGCGATCAGGCGTTGCAGGGGATCAACAGCCGCCTCTTCGACCGGATCGCCCGTCTGCCGTTGCCGACGGTCGCCGCCGTCGACGGCTACGCGCTCGGTGGGGGTGCCGAGCTCGCGTACGCCTGCGACCTGCGGCTGGCCTCACCCGGCGCGGTGTTCGGGAACCCCGAGCCGGGCCTGGGCATCCTGGCCGCGGCCGGGGCGACCTGGCGGTTGCGGGAGCTCGTCGGCGCGTCCGTCGCCAAGCAGATCCTGCTCGCCGGCCGGCGCCTCGACGCCGACGATGCCTACCGCCTCGGCCTGGTCGCTGAGATCGTGCCGGGCGACGAGCTGCTCAAGCGGGCACATTCGCTGCTCGACCGCATGTCGCGCAACGGCACCCTCGCCCTGAAGCTGACCAAACTTGTTGCCGACGCGCCCGGCGGCCACCCGGTCACCGACGACCTCGCGCAGGCGATCCTCTTCGAGTCCGAGGACAAGCGCACCCGCATGGACGCCTTCCTGGCCGGAGAACGCCGATGA
- a CDS encoding 3-hydroxyacyl-CoA dehydrogenase family protein → MTPKSVGVVGGGRMGAGIAQVFAAAGSSVTLVEQDSSAGAAARQRLETGLRRAEERGKLTEDVAQILGRVTLAPDVSALPAETDVVIEAVPEDAGLKIRVLAAVEAVVGEHTVLATNTSSLSIAGLAEGLKRPAALVGMHFFNPVPASDLVEIVVGPQTADAVRDAAQAWALDLGKTAILVRDSPGFATSRLGVLLGLEAIRMLEEGVADAASIDRAMELGYRHPMGPLRSTDLVGLDVRLAIAEHLHRELGERFAPPQLLRDKVARGELGRKTGQGFHTWEVNR, encoded by the coding sequence ATGACCCCGAAGTCGGTGGGTGTGGTCGGCGGCGGTCGGATGGGCGCAGGGATCGCGCAGGTCTTCGCGGCGGCCGGGTCCAGCGTCACGCTGGTCGAGCAGGACTCGTCGGCCGGCGCCGCGGCCAGGCAACGGCTGGAGACCGGCCTGCGCCGGGCCGAGGAGCGCGGCAAGCTGACCGAGGACGTCGCACAGATCCTCGGCCGCGTCACCCTCGCTCCGGACGTGTCCGCCCTGCCGGCCGAAACCGACGTGGTGATCGAGGCCGTGCCGGAGGATGCCGGCCTGAAGATTCGTGTCCTCGCGGCCGTCGAGGCGGTGGTCGGCGAGCACACCGTTCTGGCCACCAACACCAGTTCACTCTCGATCGCGGGTCTCGCCGAAGGCCTGAAGCGCCCGGCAGCTCTGGTCGGCATGCACTTCTTCAACCCGGTGCCGGCGAGCGACCTCGTCGAGATCGTCGTCGGCCCGCAGACCGCCGACGCGGTCCGCGACGCGGCGCAGGCTTGGGCGCTCGACCTCGGCAAGACCGCCATCCTGGTACGCGACTCGCCCGGGTTCGCCACGAGTCGCCTCGGGGTGCTGCTCGGACTCGAGGCCATCCGCATGCTCGAGGAGGGTGTCGCCGACGCCGCCTCGATCGATCGCGCCATGGAGCTCGGCTACCGGCACCCGATGGGCCCGCTGCGCTCCACCGACCTGGTCGGGCTCGACGTGCGGCTCGCCATCGCCGAGCACCTGCACCGCGAGCTCGGCGAACGCTTTGCACCACCGCAGCTGCTGCGCGACAAGGTCGCCCGCGGCGAACTGGGACGCAAGACCGGACAGGGCTTCCACACCTGGGAGGTGAACCGATGA
- the paaA gene encoding 1,2-phenylacetyl-CoA epoxidase subunit PaaA, whose protein sequence is MTDLGEKTFAETIAKDQRVEPRDWMPEGYRKTMIRQIAQHAHSEIIGMQPEGEWITRAPSLRRKAILLAKVQDEAGHGLYLYSAAETLGADRGDLTRRLIEGKQKYSSIFNYPTLSFADVGVIGWLVDGAAICNQVPLCRSSFGPYGRAMIRICKEESFHQRQGYELLMTMMRGTGAQREMVQDAVNRWWWPSLMMFGPPDDKSPNSAQSMAWKIKRHSNDELRQRFVDMSVPQAEALGVTLPDPDLSWNEERGHWDFGAIDWSELQRVISGDGPCNALRIENRRRADEDGAWVREAAAVHAAKASRRQEAAA, encoded by the coding sequence ATGACCGACCTCGGCGAGAAGACGTTCGCGGAGACCATCGCGAAGGACCAGCGGGTCGAGCCGCGGGACTGGATGCCGGAGGGCTACCGCAAGACGATGATCCGGCAGATCGCGCAGCACGCGCACTCCGAGATCATCGGCATGCAGCCCGAGGGGGAGTGGATCACGCGGGCGCCCTCACTGCGGCGCAAGGCGATCCTGCTCGCCAAGGTGCAGGACGAGGCCGGGCACGGTCTCTACCTGTACTCGGCCGCGGAGACCCTCGGGGCCGACCGTGGCGACCTGACCCGGCGGCTCATCGAGGGCAAGCAGAAGTATTCGTCGATCTTCAACTATCCGACGCTGTCCTTCGCGGACGTCGGCGTCATCGGCTGGCTGGTCGACGGCGCGGCGATCTGCAACCAGGTGCCGCTCTGCCGCAGCTCCTTCGGCCCGTACGGCCGGGCGATGATCCGCATCTGCAAGGAGGAGTCCTTCCACCAGCGGCAGGGGTACGAGCTGCTGATGACGATGATGCGGGGCACCGGCGCGCAGCGCGAGATGGTCCAGGACGCCGTCAACCGCTGGTGGTGGCCGTCGCTGATGATGTTCGGCCCGCCGGACGACAAGTCGCCGAACTCCGCCCAGTCCATGGCCTGGAAGATCAAGCGGCACAGCAACGACGAGCTGCGGCAGCGGTTCGTCGACATGAGCGTCCCGCAGGCCGAGGCGCTCGGTGTCACCCTGCCCGACCCGGACCTGAGCTGGAACGAGGAGCGCGGGCACTGGGACTTCGGCGCCATCGACTGGTCCGAGCTGCAGCGGGTCATCTCGGGTGACGGCCCCTGCAACGCCCTGCGCATCGAGAACAGGCGCCGTGCCGACGAGGACGGCGCATGGGTCCGAGAAGCGGCCGCAGTGCACGCCGCCAAGGCGTCCCGTCGTCAGGAGGCAGCGGCATGA